In one window of Electrophorus electricus isolate fEleEle1 chromosome 15, fEleEle1.pri, whole genome shotgun sequence DNA:
- the dhx40 gene encoding probable ATP-dependent RNA helicase DHX40 isoform X2, with the protein MSKTEEPTAGDGGSNHLPIYQHRKTLVDAVSANQFLIVTGETGSGKTTQLPQYLYQAGLCRYGKIAVTQPRRVAAITVAQRVSHEMGVRLGLEVGYLVRFDDCTTKDTLIKYMTDGCMLRDILGDPGLIPYSVVILDEVHERSLNTDVLLGLLKKTPSRGFRGRTVPLKVVVMSATLETEKLSAFLDNCPVFTIPGRTFPVKELFCGLIGPKDKESSVYVKEVVKMALNVHTSEASGDILVFLTGQSEIEKACDLLFEKAESIDYRYDMHDRSVEGLLILPLYGSMPTDQQRQIFQPAPAGIRKCVVATNIAATSLTISGIRYIVDSGFVKQLNHNSRVGLDILEVVPISKSEAQQRAGRAGRTSAGKCFRIYSKDFWETCMPEYTVPEIQRTSLTSVVLTLKCLGVHDVIRFPYLDRPEERFILTALKQLYQYDAIDRKGDVTRLGRLMVELPLPPGLSRALLKSASLGCEELLLPVAAMLSVENILIRPGRPEKQKQAEVVHKELAACAGSCNDFLELRCIFEKCKTSDNPSTWCKNHWIHWRAVKSAFSVETQLRDILLRLKQQKDFPKETFRGRSSELLRQCLCLGYFTNVARRSVGKAFCTMDGHGSTVHIHPSSSLFGQELQLDWIIFHDVLVTGRVYVRTVCPIRYEWIQVKMHRRSLKRETVKAQFQRLVLGIYRENGIGSRQKTHERRPRSVCIVL; encoded by the exons ATGTCGAAGACAGAGGAGCCCACGGCGGGTGACGGAGGGTCCAATCACCTCCCCATTTACCAACACAGAAAGACACTTGTTGATGCTGTGAGCGCAAACCAGTTTCTGATTGTTACGGGCGAAACTGGCAGTGGTAAAACTACTCAGCTGCCGCAGTATTTGTACCAGGCTG GCTTATGCAGGTATGGGAAGATTGCTGTGACGCAGCCCAGAAGAGTTGCAGCCATCACTGTAGCTCAGAGGGTGTCCCACGAGATGGGTGTCAGGCTAGGGCTGGAGGTTGGGTACCTAGTGCGCTTTGACGATTGCACTACAAAG GACACATTGATTAAGTACATGACGGATGGCTGTATGCTGAGGGACATTCTTGGTGATCCAGGTTTGATACCCTACAGTGTTGTGATTCTGGACGAAGTCCATGAGAGGAGTCTTAACACG GACGTCTTACTTGGTTTGCTGAAAAAGACCCCGTCTCGAGGCTTCCGTGGCCGCACTGTCCCTCTGAAGGTGGTGGTGATGTCAGCTACCCTGGAAACTGAAAAGCTCAGTGCCTTTTTGGACAACTGTCCTGTGTTCACCATTCCTGGCAGAACCTTTCCTGTGAAAGAGTTGTTCTGCGGTCTGATTGGGCCAAAGGACAAAGAAAGCTCTGTCTATGTGAAAGAG GTGGTGAAGATGGCTCTAAATGTCCATACAAGCGAAGCATCTGGGGATATCCTTGTGTTTCTGACAG GCCAGTCTGAGATTGAGAAAGCATGTGACTTGCTCTTTGAAAAGGCAGAGTCCATAGACTACCGCTACGACATGCATGATCGTTCAGTGGAAGGCCTTCTGATTCTTCCTCTGTATGGATCAATGCCAACAG ATCAACAGCGTCAGATATTCCAGCCAGCGCCTGCGGGAATCAGGAAGTGTGTGGTGGCAACCAACATAGCCGCAACATCGCTCACAATAAGTGGAATCAG ATATATTGTTGATAGTGGATTTGTCAAACAGCTGAACCACAACTCAAGAGTTGGCTTGGACATCCTTGAAGTGGTACCTATATCAAA GAGTGAAGCCCAGCAAAGAGCAGGCAGGGCGGGAAGAACCTCGGCAGGAAAGTGCTTCAGGATCTACAGCAAGGATTTCTGGGAGACCTGCATGCCTGAGTACACTGTCCCGGAGATCCAGAGAACGAGTCTCACATCTGTCGTCCTCACTCTCAAATGCCTCGGAGTCCATGACGTGATCAG GTTTCCCTACCTAGATCGTCCAGAGGAGAGGTTTATTCTGACAGCACTGAAGCAGCTGTACCAGTACGATGCAATTGACAG GAAGGGTGATGTGACCCGGCTGGGGAGGCTGATGGTGGAGTTGCCCCTCCCTCCTGGGCTCAGCCGTGCCCTGCTTAAGTCAGCTTCTCTGGGCTGTGAGGAGCTGCTGCTCCCCGTGGCAGCCATGCTGTCTGTGGAGAACATCCTCATCCGACCAG GCCgcccagaaaaacaaaagcaggcTGAGGTCGTGCACAAAGAGCTGGCCGCGTGCGCCGGCAGCTGCAATGACTTCCTCGAGCTGCGCTGCATATTTGAAAAGTGCAAAACAAG TGACAATCCTTCCACATGGTGTAAAAATCACTGGATACACTGGCGTGCAGTTAAGTCTGCTTTCAGTGTTGAGACTCAACTCAGGGACATACTTCTCCGTCTAAAACAG caaaaaGATTTTCCAAAGGAGACATTCCGGGGCAGAAGCAGTGAACTGCTAAGGCAGTGCCTGTGTCTGGGTTATTTCACTAATGTGGCAAGGAGGTCTGTTGGAAAGGCATTTTGCACTATGGATGGACATGGCTCTACAGTTCACATTCACCCCTCCTCTTCA CTTTTTGGGCAAGAGTTGCAGCTAGACTGGATAATTTTCCATGACGTCTTGGTAACGGGACGGGTTTATGTGAGAACCGTCTGCCCCATCCGCTACGAGTGG ATACAAGTGAAGATGCATCGAAGAAGCTtgaaaagagaaacagtgaaagCTCAATTTCAGAGGCTCGTGCTCGGTATTTACAGAGAAAACGGAATCGGATCCAGGCAAAAGACTCATGAAAGGAGACCACGTAgtgtttgtattgtattatgA
- the dhx40 gene encoding probable ATP-dependent RNA helicase DHX40 isoform X1 gives MSKTEEPTAGDGGSNHLPIYQHRKTLVDAVSANQFLIVTGETGSGKTTQLPQYLYQAGLCRYGKIAVTQPRRVAAITVAQRVSHEMGVRLGLEVGYLVRFDDCTTKDTLIKYMTDGCMLRDILGDPGLIPYSVVILDEVHERSLNTDVLLGLLKKTPSRGFRGRTVPLKVVVMSATLETEKLSAFLDNCPVFTIPGRTFPVKELFCGLIGPKDKESSVYVKEVVKMALNVHTSEASGDILVFLTGQSEIEKACDLLFEKAESIDYRYDMHDRSVEGLLILPLYGSMPTDQQRQIFQPAPAGIRKCVVATNIAATSLTISGIRYIVDSGFVKQLNHNSRVGLDILEVVPISKSEAQQRAGRAGRTSAGKCFRIYSKDFWETCMPEYTVPEIQRTSLTSVVLTLKCLGVHDVIRFPYLDRPEERFILTALKQLYQYDAIDRKGDVTRLGRLMVELPLPPGLSRALLKSASLGCEELLLPVAAMLSVENILIRPGRPEKQKQAEVVHKELAACAGSCNDFLELRCIFEKCKTSDNPSTWCKNHWIHWRAVKSAFSVETQLRDILLRLKQQKDFPKETFRGRSSELLRQCLCLGYFTNVARRSVGKAFCTMDGHGSTVHIHPSSSLFGQELQLDWIIFHDVLVTGRVYVRTVCPIRYEWVRDLLPKLHEIDVYELSSVAREEVTDEEMARWEKKRAAQRQTDTSEDASKKLEKRNSESSISEARARYLQRKRNRIQAKDS, from the exons ATGTCGAAGACAGAGGAGCCCACGGCGGGTGACGGAGGGTCCAATCACCTCCCCATTTACCAACACAGAAAGACACTTGTTGATGCTGTGAGCGCAAACCAGTTTCTGATTGTTACGGGCGAAACTGGCAGTGGTAAAACTACTCAGCTGCCGCAGTATTTGTACCAGGCTG GCTTATGCAGGTATGGGAAGATTGCTGTGACGCAGCCCAGAAGAGTTGCAGCCATCACTGTAGCTCAGAGGGTGTCCCACGAGATGGGTGTCAGGCTAGGGCTGGAGGTTGGGTACCTAGTGCGCTTTGACGATTGCACTACAAAG GACACATTGATTAAGTACATGACGGATGGCTGTATGCTGAGGGACATTCTTGGTGATCCAGGTTTGATACCCTACAGTGTTGTGATTCTGGACGAAGTCCATGAGAGGAGTCTTAACACG GACGTCTTACTTGGTTTGCTGAAAAAGACCCCGTCTCGAGGCTTCCGTGGCCGCACTGTCCCTCTGAAGGTGGTGGTGATGTCAGCTACCCTGGAAACTGAAAAGCTCAGTGCCTTTTTGGACAACTGTCCTGTGTTCACCATTCCTGGCAGAACCTTTCCTGTGAAAGAGTTGTTCTGCGGTCTGATTGGGCCAAAGGACAAAGAAAGCTCTGTCTATGTGAAAGAG GTGGTGAAGATGGCTCTAAATGTCCATACAAGCGAAGCATCTGGGGATATCCTTGTGTTTCTGACAG GCCAGTCTGAGATTGAGAAAGCATGTGACTTGCTCTTTGAAAAGGCAGAGTCCATAGACTACCGCTACGACATGCATGATCGTTCAGTGGAAGGCCTTCTGATTCTTCCTCTGTATGGATCAATGCCAACAG ATCAACAGCGTCAGATATTCCAGCCAGCGCCTGCGGGAATCAGGAAGTGTGTGGTGGCAACCAACATAGCCGCAACATCGCTCACAATAAGTGGAATCAG ATATATTGTTGATAGTGGATTTGTCAAACAGCTGAACCACAACTCAAGAGTTGGCTTGGACATCCTTGAAGTGGTACCTATATCAAA GAGTGAAGCCCAGCAAAGAGCAGGCAGGGCGGGAAGAACCTCGGCAGGAAAGTGCTTCAGGATCTACAGCAAGGATTTCTGGGAGACCTGCATGCCTGAGTACACTGTCCCGGAGATCCAGAGAACGAGTCTCACATCTGTCGTCCTCACTCTCAAATGCCTCGGAGTCCATGACGTGATCAG GTTTCCCTACCTAGATCGTCCAGAGGAGAGGTTTATTCTGACAGCACTGAAGCAGCTGTACCAGTACGATGCAATTGACAG GAAGGGTGATGTGACCCGGCTGGGGAGGCTGATGGTGGAGTTGCCCCTCCCTCCTGGGCTCAGCCGTGCCCTGCTTAAGTCAGCTTCTCTGGGCTGTGAGGAGCTGCTGCTCCCCGTGGCAGCCATGCTGTCTGTGGAGAACATCCTCATCCGACCAG GCCgcccagaaaaacaaaagcaggcTGAGGTCGTGCACAAAGAGCTGGCCGCGTGCGCCGGCAGCTGCAATGACTTCCTCGAGCTGCGCTGCATATTTGAAAAGTGCAAAACAAG TGACAATCCTTCCACATGGTGTAAAAATCACTGGATACACTGGCGTGCAGTTAAGTCTGCTTTCAGTGTTGAGACTCAACTCAGGGACATACTTCTCCGTCTAAAACAG caaaaaGATTTTCCAAAGGAGACATTCCGGGGCAGAAGCAGTGAACTGCTAAGGCAGTGCCTGTGTCTGGGTTATTTCACTAATGTGGCAAGGAGGTCTGTTGGAAAGGCATTTTGCACTATGGATGGACATGGCTCTACAGTTCACATTCACCCCTCCTCTTCA CTTTTTGGGCAAGAGTTGCAGCTAGACTGGATAATTTTCCATGACGTCTTGGTAACGGGACGGGTTTATGTGAGAACCGTCTGCCCCATCCGCTACGAGTGGGTGAGGGACTTGCTTCCGAAGCTGCATGAAATTGATGTTTATGAGCTAAGCAGTGTGGCAAGAGAGGAAGTCACAGATGAGGAGATGGCACGGTGGGAAAAGAAAAGGGCAGCTCAGAGGCAAACAG ATACAAGTGAAGATGCATCGAAGAAGCTtgaaaagagaaacagtgaaagCTCAATTTCAGAGGCTCGTGCTCGGTATTTACAGAGAAAACGGAATCGGATCCAGGCAAAAGACTCATGA